In a genomic window of Stakelama saccharophila:
- a CDS encoding dihydroorotase: MSLRFTDARLVCPESGERNGDLVVAGDEIAATTSAEAEGETIDLGGAILAPGIVDLGAFAIDKAAFAFGGIVRVGLMPDQSPVLDDPGIVQRAAMMGKPDLWIHPIAAATQALAGRDLSEMATMQQAGARAVSTGRTWIEDSGVMRKVLGYARDCGLTVIAHAEDGRLTRGAVATEGETATRLGLSAAPALAEPLAIARDIALTEETGARLHFRQVTTAAGFELVRQAKRRGVAVTCGVTPAHLFLSDIAMSDFRTFAHLSPPLRSEEDRQAALAALADGTIDVLSSGHDPRGPEAKRLPFADSAPGAAGADTLLALGLGLVRDEHLTLDRLFALLARNPAEVLGLDTGLLRPGQPADLIVIDPDRPWRIDADRMAAQAGNTPFDGLPVQGRVLKRFKGGVEH; encoded by the coding sequence ATGAGCCTGCGCTTCACCGATGCGCGCTTGGTTTGTCCCGAAAGCGGGGAACGCAACGGCGATCTCGTCGTCGCCGGCGACGAAATCGCCGCCACGACCTCCGCGGAAGCCGAGGGCGAGACGATCGATCTCGGCGGCGCCATCCTGGCGCCCGGCATCGTGGATCTGGGGGCGTTCGCCATCGACAAGGCCGCATTCGCCTTCGGCGGCATCGTCCGCGTCGGCCTTATGCCGGACCAGTCGCCGGTGCTCGACGATCCCGGTATCGTCCAGCGCGCGGCGATGATGGGCAAGCCGGACCTGTGGATCCACCCGATCGCGGCCGCGACACAGGCGCTGGCGGGCCGCGACCTTTCCGAGATGGCGACCATGCAGCAGGCCGGCGCCCGGGCCGTCTCGACGGGCCGCACCTGGATCGAAGATTCGGGCGTGATGCGCAAGGTACTCGGCTATGCCCGCGATTGCGGCCTGACGGTCATCGCCCATGCCGAAGACGGTCGATTGACGCGCGGCGCGGTGGCGACGGAAGGCGAGACGGCGACCCGTCTGGGACTATCCGCTGCTCCCGCCCTTGCCGAGCCGCTTGCGATTGCCCGCGATATCGCGCTTACGGAGGAAACCGGGGCCCGCCTGCATTTTCGCCAGGTCACGACCGCCGCCGGTTTCGAGTTGGTGCGTCAGGCAAAGCGCCGCGGGGTGGCCGTTACATGCGGCGTTACACCGGCCCACCTCTTCCTGTCCGATATCGCCATGAGCGATTTCCGAACCTTCGCCCATCTTTCACCGCCCCTGCGCAGCGAAGAGGATCGCCAGGCGGCGCTCGCCGCGCTGGCGGACGGCACGATCGATGTTCTGAGTTCGGGCCACGACCCGCGCGGGCCGGAGGCCAAACGACTGCCTTTCGCCGATTCCGCCCCGGGCGCGGCTGGAGCCGACACCCTGCTGGCGCTCGGGCTGGGACTGGTACGCGACGAACATCTAACGCTCGACCGCCTGTTCGCGCTGCTGGCGCGCAATCCTGCGGAAGTTCTCGGACTGGATACAGGCCTGTTGCGCCCCGGCCAGCCCGCCGATCTGATCGTGATCGATCCGGACAGGCCCTGGCGGATCGACGCCGACAGAATGGCGGCTCAGGCGGGCAATACCCCGTTCGACGGCTTACCCGTGCAGGGGCGCGTCCTGAAGCGCTTCAAGGGCGGCGTCGAGCACTGA
- a CDS encoding SPOR domain-containing protein, with the protein MNSRTILSLSVSALILGGTVVGCASTHPTLARAAASSEQLDSMAGKAREALAADKNADAVHYAEQLVAAAPRNANYRALLGRSYLASGRFLSAEQALGDALSLSPRDGNVALNLVLAQTAQGKWDAARETLTDHGDRIDPIDRGLALALAGDPEGALGILSQAARGPSASARARQNYALALALAGQWSAAKAVASVDVPASQLDARMTQWAQFAQPKRASDQVASLLGVQPVADSGQPVQLALNDSGAQLAAASVVSPGDDFVAVSPAVENDMSIAVAEPDAVPAPVATSAAPAAMPEIRFAARREVVQDIPVRVPHAAPQAVAKADRTASEPRAPKALTSGNFYVQLGAYENAAVAKDKWRHMRHRIQRLASLTPSGMSASVDGRQFYRLSVGGYSRGDAVSLCRQVRAHGGNCFVRGDAGDQMAQWVRKDVQLASR; encoded by the coding sequence ATGAACAGCCGAACGATTCTCAGCCTGAGTGTATCGGCGCTGATCCTTGGCGGCACGGTGGTGGGCTGCGCCAGCACCCACCCGACGCTGGCCCGCGCCGCAGCGTCGTCCGAACAGCTCGACAGCATGGCTGGCAAGGCGCGGGAGGCATTGGCGGCCGATAAAAATGCCGATGCGGTGCATTATGCCGAGCAGCTCGTCGCGGCGGCGCCGCGCAACGCGAACTACCGCGCCTTGCTCGGGCGCAGCTATCTTGCGTCCGGCCGCTTTCTGTCGGCGGAGCAGGCGCTCGGCGACGCGCTCAGCCTGTCGCCGCGCGATGGCAACGTCGCGCTGAACCTGGTCCTGGCTCAGACGGCGCAGGGCAAATGGGATGCGGCGCGCGAAACGCTGACCGATCATGGCGATCGCATCGACCCGATCGATCGCGGCCTGGCACTCGCGCTGGCCGGCGATCCGGAAGGCGCACTGGGCATATTGAGCCAGGCGGCGCGCGGTCCCTCGGCGAGCGCGCGTGCGCGCCAGAATTATGCGCTGGCATTGGCGCTGGCGGGGCAGTGGTCGGCGGCGAAGGCGGTCGCCTCCGTCGACGTCCCAGCATCCCAGCTCGACGCGCGGATGACACAATGGGCGCAGTTCGCGCAGCCGAAGCGTGCCTCCGATCAGGTGGCATCGCTGCTCGGCGTACAGCCCGTCGCCGATAGCGGGCAGCCGGTGCAACTGGCGCTGAACGATTCCGGCGCGCAACTCGCGGCGGCGTCGGTAGTCTCGCCCGGCGACGATTTCGTCGCCGTATCGCCGGCCGTCGAAAACGACATGTCCATTGCGGTAGCGGAGCCCGACGCCGTGCCGGCGCCGGTCGCTACTTCCGCAGCCCCGGCCGCGATGCCGGAGATTCGCTTTGCAGCGCGTCGCGAGGTCGTGCAGGACATCCCGGTGCGCGTCCCTCATGCAGCGCCGCAGGCGGTGGCGAAGGCGGATCGTACCGCGTCCGAGCCGCGCGCGCCGAAAGCCCTGACCAGCGGCAACTTCTACGTCCAACTGGGCGCGTATGAGAATGCCGCAGTGGCGAAGGACAAATGGCGGCACATGCGTCACCGCATCCAGCGTCTGGCAAGCCTGACGCCTTCGGGTATGAGCGCGAGCGTGGACGGCCGGCAGTTCTACCGTCTTTCCGTGGGCGGCTATTCCCGCGGAGATGCCGTTTCGCTTTGCCGGCAGGTGCGCGCACATGGCGGCAACTGCTTCGTGCGCGGCGACGCCGGCGATCAGATGGCGCAGTGGGTGCGCAAGGATGTGCAACTCGCCTCGCGCTGA
- a CDS encoding ParA family protein, translated as MRVLAMASQKGGSGKTTLSGHLAVQAQLAGQGPVVLIDIDPQGSLSDWWNERETDYPAYAQTTVARLSADLEVLRQQGFHLAVIDTPPAITMAIQSVIQVAELIVIPTRPSPHDLRAVGATVDLCERAGKPLIFVVNAATPKARITSEAAVALSQHGTVAPVTVHQRTDFASSMIDGRTVMEVDANSRSAREIVELWTYVSDRLERNFRRTVFRAPPQTQGFAPQRQAGSGFGRRVVS; from the coding sequence ATGCGCGTTCTCGCAATGGCATCGCAGAAGGGCGGGTCCGGCAAGACCACGCTTTCCGGCCACCTGGCCGTGCAGGCACAATTGGCGGGACAGGGGCCGGTCGTGCTGATCGACATCGATCCGCAGGGTTCGCTCTCCGACTGGTGGAACGAGCGCGAAACGGACTATCCCGCTTATGCGCAGACGACGGTTGCGCGCTTGTCTGCCGATCTGGAGGTTCTGCGCCAGCAGGGCTTTCACCTGGCGGTGATCGACACCCCGCCGGCCATAACCATGGCTATCCAGAGCGTCATCCAGGTGGCCGAACTGATCGTCATCCCTACCCGGCCGAGCCCGCACGACCTGCGCGCCGTCGGCGCCACGGTCGACCTGTGCGAACGCGCCGGCAAGCCGCTGATCTTCGTCGTCAACGCCGCCACGCCGAAGGCGCGGATCACGTCGGAAGCGGCCGTCGCGCTGTCGCAGCACGGAACGGTCGCCCCGGTCACGGTGCATCAGCGCACCGATTTCGCATCGTCGATGATCGATGGCCGCACAGTCATGGAGGTCGACGCCAATTCGCGTTCGGCTCGCGAAATCGTCGAATTGTGGACCTACGTCTCGGACCGGCTGGAAAGGAATTTCCGCCGCACGGTCTTCCGCGCCCCGCCGCAGACTCAAGGCTTCGCGCCGCAGCGCCAGGCGGGAAGCGGCTTCGGTCGCCGGGTGGTGAGCTGA
- a CDS encoding SPOR domain-containing protein, with the protein MRTSITRQIAIAAGMAWFSLAPAAPAHADVKDGVAAWTRGDYTQAVAEWRKPAEQGDADAQFNLGQAYKLGRGVPVDFELAEQWYRKAALQGHEQAADNYGLALYQNGKHAAALPWLEKSVERGESRAEFVLGTMLFNGEAVQKDWALAYALVSRAAAAGLPQASRTLGEMDQYISLEQRQRGTELARTYERAAEGDAPIRIADTIHPLARPRPMTKTIAASADAAPAADDRAPAPSPAPEPAATSRPASRPTGRWRVQLGAFGQAGNARSLWRKIGNRVALFSNRSAFYETGGGLTRLQVGPFASRRQAENACDQVKAAGNACLVVRP; encoded by the coding sequence ATGCGTACCTCCATCACCCGACAGATCGCGATCGCCGCGGGCATGGCCTGGTTTAGTCTGGCACCGGCCGCGCCCGCGCATGCCGACGTGAAGGACGGCGTGGCGGCGTGGACACGTGGCGACTATACGCAAGCGGTGGCTGAGTGGCGCAAGCCGGCCGAACAGGGCGACGCCGATGCACAGTTCAACCTGGGTCAGGCGTACAAGCTGGGCCGCGGGGTTCCGGTCGATTTCGAACTGGCCGAGCAATGGTATCGCAAGGCGGCGCTGCAGGGGCATGAGCAGGCGGCCGATAATTACGGCCTGGCCTTGTACCAGAACGGCAAACACGCCGCGGCGCTCCCCTGGCTTGAAAAATCTGTCGAGCGCGGCGAGTCCAGGGCCGAATTCGTCCTCGGCACCATGCTTTTCAACGGCGAGGCGGTGCAGAAGGATTGGGCCCTGGCCTATGCGCTCGTATCGCGCGCCGCGGCGGCGGGATTGCCGCAAGCGTCCAGAACGCTCGGCGAGATGGACCAATATATCTCGCTTGAACAGCGCCAACGCGGGACGGAGCTGGCGCGCACCTATGAACGCGCGGCGGAGGGCGATGCGCCCATCCGGATTGCGGATACCATCCATCCGCTGGCGCGCCCCCGGCCTATGACGAAGACGATCGCGGCGTCGGCGGACGCTGCGCCAGCCGCCGACGACCGCGCGCCCGCGCCTTCGCCGGCACCCGAACCGGCGGCGACAAGCCGGCCGGCCTCGCGTCCCACCGGACGCTGGCGGGTTCAACTCGGCGCCTTCGGACAGGCCGGCAACGCCAGATCACTGTGGCGGAAGATCGGCAACCGGGTCGCGTTGTTTTCGAATCGTTCGGCCTTCTACGAAACCGGCGGCGGGCTGACCCGGCTCCAGGTCGGCCCCTTTGCGTCCCGGCGCCAGGCGGAAAACGCCTGCGATCAGGTCAAGGCCGCGGGAAATGCCTGTCTGGTCGTGCGCCCCTGA
- the serB gene encoding phosphoserine phosphatase SerB: MFIATLIASDMLAAGDISSARDRLADAGCAPSEGGWIDAGRAADIPFAMGSERARAALEGAFAGVDLVVQPAEGRRKRLLIADMDSTMITVECIDELADYAGIKAEIAAVTEQAMRGELDFAEALDARVALLKGLEATAIEQCLAERVMITPGARQLVRTMRAGGAMTVLVSGGFTHFAGPVGREIGFERVVANDLLIDGAALTGAVGKPIVDSSTKERTLEEELTRLDLPADAALAVGDGANDLAMIGKAGLGVAYHAKPVVAAAARARIDHGDLSALLYAQGIPRARWITD, encoded by the coding sequence ATGTTCATCGCCACGCTGATAGCATCGGATATGCTTGCCGCGGGGGATATTTCATCCGCGCGCGACCGGCTGGCCGATGCCGGATGTGCGCCGAGCGAGGGCGGCTGGATCGACGCCGGACGGGCCGCCGACATTCCCTTCGCCATGGGCAGCGAAAGGGCGCGCGCAGCATTGGAAGGTGCCTTTGCTGGTGTCGACCTGGTCGTGCAGCCGGCAGAGGGCAGGCGCAAGCGCTTGCTGATCGCGGACATGGATTCGACCATGATCACGGTCGAATGTATTGACGAACTGGCCGATTATGCCGGAATCAAGGCGGAGATCGCGGCGGTGACCGAGCAGGCGATGCGCGGCGAACTGGACTTCGCCGAGGCGCTCGATGCGCGGGTGGCGCTGCTGAAGGGGCTGGAGGCGACTGCGATCGAGCAGTGCCTGGCGGAGCGCGTCATGATAACCCCCGGTGCGCGCCAACTCGTCCGCACCATGCGGGCGGGTGGCGCGATGACGGTGCTGGTTTCGGGCGGCTTCACCCATTTCGCCGGCCCGGTGGGACGGGAGATCGGTTTCGAGCGGGTGGTGGCGAACGATCTGCTGATCGACGGCGCCGCGCTGACCGGTGCGGTGGGCAAGCCGATCGTCGATTCCTCCACCAAGGAGCGCACGCTGGAAGAGGAACTGACGCGGCTCGATCTTCCGGCGGATGCGGCGCTGGCGGTCGGCGACGGCGCGAACGACCTGGCGATGATCGGGAAAGCGGGGCTGGGGGTCGCCTATCACGCCAAACCGGTCGTTGCTGCCGCCGCGCGTGCGCGTATCGATCACGGTGATCTCAGCGCACTGCTTTATGCGCAAGGAATCCCGCGCGCGCGCTGGATCACTGACTGA
- the miaA gene encoding tRNA (adenosine(37)-N6)-dimethylallyltransferase MiaA: MADSRDYPKVALIAGPTASGKSALAMAIAERHNGIVINADSAQVYRDLRVLSARPSAEQEARVPHRLFGHVDGADPYSAAQWAAEARQAVTEAQASGKLPVLVGGTGMYLRTLIEGIAPVPAIDPGIRAEIRAASVQENYAALDQADPAGARRLVPTDANRIARALEVVRSTGRPLDEWQRQRTGGIGDSVTLLPFILLPDRDWLRERCDRRFEAMLERGAVAEALALDARSDIAADAPVRRAIGVREIVEWQCGTLSRGDAVARAQAATRQYAKRQYTWFRRQPPPFWHRTAGTQTNELLCEFEIKYLLSG; encoded by the coding sequence ATGGCCGACTCCCGTGATTATCCGAAGGTGGCGCTCATTGCAGGGCCAACCGCCAGCGGCAAGTCCGCACTCGCCATGGCGATCGCCGAACGCCATAACGGCATCGTCATCAACGCCGATTCCGCTCAGGTCTATCGCGATCTGCGTGTGCTGTCCGCCCGTCCTTCGGCCGAGCAAGAGGCGCGGGTGCCGCATCGGCTGTTCGGCCATGTGGACGGAGCCGATCCCTATTCCGCCGCGCAATGGGCGGCGGAGGCCAGGCAAGCGGTCACCGAAGCCCAGGCGAGCGGAAAGCTGCCCGTCCTCGTCGGCGGCACCGGCATGTATCTGCGCACATTAATCGAGGGGATAGCGCCGGTGCCGGCAATCGACCCCGGCATCCGCGCCGAAATCCGCGCCGCATCCGTGCAGGAAAATTACGCGGCACTCGACCAGGCCGACCCTGCCGGCGCTCGCCGCCTTGTCCCCACCGACGCCAACCGCATCGCCCGCGCGCTGGAGGTGGTGCGTTCGACCGGCCGCCCGCTCGATGAGTGGCAGCGTCAAAGGACCGGCGGCATCGGCGACAGCGTCACCCTCCTGCCCTTCATCCTTCTGCCCGATCGCGATTGGCTGCGCGAGCGGTGTGATCGCCGCTTCGAAGCCATGCTGGAACGGGGCGCAGTGGCGGAGGCCCTGGCCCTCGACGCCCGCAGCGACATCGCCGCCGACGCCCCGGTGCGGCGTGCCATCGGCGTTCGGGAGATCGTCGAATGGCAATGCGGCACGCTTTCCCGCGGCGACGCCGTTGCCCGCGCACAGGCGGCAACGCGGCAATATGCCAAGCGCCAATATACCTGGTTCCGTCGCCAGCCGCCGCCCTTCTGGCACCGAACCGCAGGGACACAAACGAACGAACTTTTATGTGAGTTTGAAATTAAATATCTTCTGTCCGGTTGA
- a CDS encoding acetolactate synthase 3 large subunit gives MLAGRRQIVTEKSGADILVEALCDLGVEVVFGYPGGAVLPIYDALFRSKRIRHILVRHEQAATHAAEGYARSTGKPGVVLVTSGPGATNAVTGITDALMDSIPMIVITGQVPTALIGTDAFQEADTVGITRHCTKHNYLVKDPGRLGSVLHEAFHIATSGRPGPVVVDIPKDVQVATARYQKPGPIQHKTYRPQVKADKQAIEAAVDMIAAAERPVFYTGGGIINSGPQASQLLREFARVTGAPVTSTLMGLGALPASSKQWLGMLGMHGTFEANMAMNKADLIVALGARFDDRVTGRLDAFAPHARKIHVDIDRSSVNKNVRVDLPVIADVGHALEDMIRVWKARQTPKPDLAEWWRRIEGWRAAQCLDFPEDGDGIMPQRAIRAVYAATEGRAPIITTEVGQHQMWAAQHFGFEAPNKWLTSGGLGTMGYGLPAAIGAQLGNPNALVIDIAGEASIQMNIQELATATQYRLPVKVFILNNQYMGMVRQWQELTYSSRYAESYSESLPDFVKLAEAYGWKGIRIEGRDQLDAGIADMLAHDGPVLVDCVVEKLANCFPMIPSGAAHTEMILQANEVSGEMGDEAKALV, from the coding sequence ATGTTAGCAGGCAGGAGACAGATCGTGACCGAGAAGAGCGGAGCAGACATTCTGGTCGAGGCGCTGTGCGATCTCGGCGTGGAAGTCGTGTTCGGCTATCCCGGCGGCGCCGTGCTTCCGATCTACGATGCGCTGTTTCGATCGAAACGCATTCGCCACATCCTCGTCCGTCACGAACAGGCGGCGACGCATGCGGCGGAGGGTTACGCCCGCTCGACCGGCAAGCCCGGCGTCGTGCTCGTCACCTCGGGTCCGGGAGCCACCAATGCCGTCACCGGCATCACCGACGCGCTGATGGATTCGATCCCGATGATCGTCATCACCGGACAGGTTCCCACCGCGCTCATCGGCACCGACGCGTTCCAGGAAGCCGACACCGTCGGCATCACGCGACACTGCACCAAGCACAATTATCTCGTGAAGGACCCCGGACGCCTCGGTTCGGTGCTTCACGAAGCTTTCCACATCGCCACCTCGGGCCGCCCCGGTCCGGTCGTCGTCGACATCCCGAAGGACGTCCAGGTCGCCACCGCGCGCTACCAGAAGCCCGGCCCGATCCAGCACAAGACCTATCGCCCGCAGGTGAAGGCCGACAAGCAGGCGATCGAGGCGGCGGTCGACATGATCGCGGCGGCCGAACGTCCGGTCTTCTATACCGGCGGCGGCATCATCAATTCGGGGCCGCAGGCCAGCCAGTTGCTGCGCGAGTTCGCACGCGTCACCGGCGCGCCCGTCACCTCAACGCTGATGGGTCTGGGTGCGCTTCCCGCTTCATCGAAGCAATGGCTGGGCATGCTCGGCATGCACGGCACGTTCGAAGCCAACATGGCGATGAACAAGGCCGACCTGATCGTCGCGCTGGGCGCCCGCTTCGACGACCGGGTAACCGGCCGGCTCGACGCGTTCGCGCCGCATGCCCGCAAAATCCATGTCGACATCGATCGATCGAGCGTGAACAAGAATGTCCGCGTCGATCTGCCCGTCATCGCCGATGTCGGCCATGCGCTCGAAGACATGATCCGTGTCTGGAAGGCGCGCCAGACGCCGAAGCCCGATCTCGCCGAATGGTGGCGGCGGATCGAAGGCTGGCGCGCGGCGCAGTGCCTGGACTTTCCCGAGGACGGCGACGGCATCATGCCGCAACGCGCGATCCGCGCAGTGTATGCCGCCACCGAGGGCCGCGCGCCGATCATTACGACCGAGGTGGGCCAGCATCAGATGTGGGCGGCCCAGCATTTCGGCTTCGAGGCGCCCAATAAATGGCTTACATCCGGTGGCCTCGGCACGATGGGCTATGGCCTGCCCGCCGCGATCGGCGCGCAGCTCGGCAATCCGAATGCGCTGGTCATCGACATCGCCGGCGAAGCCTCGATCCAGATGAACATCCAGGAACTGGCGACCGCGACGCAGTACCGCCTGCCGGTCAAGGTGTTCATCCTGAACAACCAGTATATGGGCATGGTCCGCCAGTGGCAGGAACTGACCTATTCAAGCCGCTATGCAGAGAGCTACTCGGAAAGCCTGCCGGATTTCGTGAAGCTCGCCGAAGCCTATGGCTGGAAGGGTATCCGTATCGAGGGCCGCGACCAGCTCGACGCCGGGATCGCCGACATGCTGGCGCATGACGGGCCGGTGCTGGTCGACTGCGTCGTCGAAAAGCTCGCCAACTGCTTCCCGATGATCCCGTCCGGCGCCGCTCATACCGAGATGATCCTCCAGGCGAACGAGGTCTCGGGTGAGATGGGCGATGAAGCGAAGGCGCTGGTCTGA
- the ilvN gene encoding acetolactate synthase small subunit — protein sequence MHIREEAIERHTLAVIVDNEPGILARIAGMFTARGYNIESLTVTDISEDDLVSRITIVTSANRHVMEQIIAQLERLVPVHKVADLTVLGEHVERELALVKVAGKGEHRIEALRLADVYRARVVDATIGSFVFEVTGGSEKIDKFVELMREVGLVEVARTGIVAISRGKEAA from the coding sequence ATGCACATCAGGGAAGAAGCGATCGAGCGGCACACGCTCGCCGTCATCGTCGACAATGAGCCGGGGATCCTCGCGCGGATCGCCGGCATGTTCACCGCGCGCGGCTACAATATCGAAAGCCTGACGGTGACCGACATTTCGGAGGACGATCTCGTCAGCCGGATCACCATCGTCACATCGGCCAACCGCCACGTCATGGAACAGATCATCGCCCAGCTCGAACGGCTGGTGCCGGTGCACAAGGTCGCCGACCTCACGGTGCTCGGCGAGCATGTCGAGCGCGAGCTGGCGCTGGTGAAGGTCGCCGGCAAGGGCGAACACCGCATCGAGGCGCTGCGCCTGGCCGATGTGTACCGCGCCCGCGTGGTCGATGCGACGATAGGGAGCTTCGTCTTCGAAGTGACCGGCGGCAGCGAGAAGATCGACAAGTTCGTCGAATTGATGCGCGAAGTCGGCCTCGTCGAAGTCGCGCGCACCGGCATCGTCGCCATTTCCCGCGGGAAAGAGGCGGCGTAG
- the ilvC gene encoding ketol-acid reductoisomerase codes for MRVYYDRDADLNLVTGKKIAIVGYGSQGHAHALNLRDSGVDNVVIALREGSASAKKAEEAGFKVMSVPDAAEWADLIMMLAPDEHQAAIWEGGIKGRMKPGSAIAFAHGLNVHFGLIEPSDEVDIIMVAPKGPGHTVRSEYVRGGGVPCLMAVEHDASGNAHDICLAYASAIGGGRSGIIETNFREECETDLFGEQAVLCGGLTHLIQAGFETLVEAGYAPEMAYFECLHEVKLIVDLMYEGGIANMRYSISNTAEYGDVTTGPRIITDETKAEMKRVLADIQGGRFVRNFVLDNRAGQPELKASRKAAAAHPIEKIGSELRAMMPWIGANKLVDKDRN; via the coding sequence ATGCGTGTCTATTACGATCGCGATGCCGACCTGAACCTGGTCACGGGTAAAAAAATCGCCATTGTCGGCTATGGCAGTCAGGGTCACGCCCACGCCCTCAACCTGCGCGATTCCGGTGTCGATAACGTGGTGATCGCACTGCGCGAGGGGTCGGCCAGCGCGAAGAAGGCCGAGGAGGCGGGCTTCAAGGTCATGTCCGTGCCCGACGCCGCCGAATGGGCCGACCTCATCATGATGCTGGCGCCCGACGAGCATCAGGCCGCGATCTGGGAAGGCGGTATCAAGGGCCGGATGAAGCCCGGTTCGGCAATCGCCTTCGCCCACGGTCTGAACGTCCATTTCGGGCTGATCGAGCCGAGCGACGAAGTCGACATCATCATGGTCGCGCCCAAGGGCCCTGGCCATACTGTGCGCAGCGAATATGTCCGCGGCGGCGGCGTGCCCTGCCTGATGGCGGTCGAACACGATGCGAGCGGCAACGCACATGATATCTGCCTGGCCTATGCCTCGGCGATCGGCGGCGGGCGCTCGGGCATCATCGAAACCAATTTCCGCGAAGAGTGCGAAACCGACCTGTTCGGCGAACAGGCGGTGCTGTGCGGCGGCCTGACCCACCTGATCCAGGCCGGTTTCGAGACGCTGGTGGAAGCCGGCTACGCCCCTGAAATGGCGTATTTCGAGTGCCTGCACGAGGTGAAGCTGATCGTCGACCTGATGTATGAAGGCGGCATCGCCAACATGCGCTACTCGATCTCGAACACCGCCGAATATGGCGACGTCACTACCGGTCCGCGCATCATCACCGACGAAACCAAGGCGGAGATGAAGCGCGTGCTCGCCGACATTCAGGGCGGGCGCTTCGTCCGGAATTTCGTGCTCGACAACCGCGCCGGCCAGCCCGAACTCAAGGCATCGCGCAAGGCGGCGGCAGCGCATCCGATTGAAAAGATCGGCAGCGAGCTGCGCGCGATGATGCCGTGGATCGGCGCCAACAAGCTGGTCGACAAGGACAGGAACTGA
- a CDS encoding YceI family protein — translation MRRAVLALALTLTAAVPLAAQQMPSEAPGKPDAARVTAGTYTVDPAHTQVLFTVNHLGFSQYTGQFTDPSGTLTLDPANPEAAKVMVTFPIDKVSTTAKALDEHLMKADFFDAEKYPEGKFVSTHVDASGRTATITGDLTLRGVTKPVVLKAEFIGAGPGMMGEHKTNIGFRATTQIKRSDFGIDYGIPLVSDRVDLVINAAFEKQ, via the coding sequence ATGCGCCGTGCCGTTCTCGCCCTTGCCCTCACCCTCACCGCTGCCGTTCCGCTCGCCGCCCAGCAGATGCCTTCCGAGGCGCCCGGCAAGCCCGACGCCGCCCGCGTCACAGCCGGCACCTACACGGTTGATCCGGCCCATACGCAGGTCCTGTTCACCGTCAATCATCTCGGATTCAGCCAGTATACCGGACAGTTCACCGACCCCAGCGGAACGCTGACGCTCGATCCGGCGAACCCGGAAGCCGCGAAGGTGATGGTCACATTCCCCATCGACAAGGTATCGACCACCGCGAAAGCGCTCGACGAGCACCTGATGAAAGCGGACTTTTTCGACGCCGAGAAATATCCCGAGGGCAAGTTCGTTTCGACCCATGTCGACGCCAGCGGACGGACGGCGACGATCACCGGCGATCTGACGCTGCGCGGCGTGACGAAACCCGTCGTGCTAAAGGCGGAATTCATCGGCGCCGGCCCAGGGATGATGGGCGAGCACAAGACCAATATCGGCTTCCGCGCGACGACGCAGATCAAGCGGAGCGATTTCGGCATCGATTACGGCATCCCGCTGGTATCGGACCGCGTCGACCTCGTCATCAACGCCGCTTTCGAGAAGCAATGA